The Methanoregula boonei 6A8 genome has a window encoding:
- the uvrA gene encoding excinuclease ABC subunit UvrA, whose amino-acid sequence MKNIIIKGARQHNLKNINVEIPRDKLVVITGVSGSGKSTLAFDTLYAEGQRRYVESLSSYARQFLGMMQKPDVDSIEGLSPAISIEQKTTSKNPRSTVGTTTEIYDYLRLLFARIGTPYCPEHNIPIAAQSPDRIADQIAAEHPGQVTVLAPIVRQKKGTYQQLLKDLNKEGYARVRLNGKIIRTDEEITLDRYKKHDIEVVIDRLETTDRARLAEAVENTLKKSGGLVLVADEEGKESTYSSLLACPVCGLAFEELQPRMFSFNSPFGACDECHGLGVKMEFDADLIIPDKNRCIADGAVAPYRNPMDGFRGQYLATVAKHFGFSVLTPIKDLTEEQYNALMFGSTEKMHFSMSMKNGDAQWSHNGEWEGLLPQTARLYSQTQSEWRKRELEGYMRVFPCPACKGKRLKDKVLAVRIDGKSIIDVTDLSVSGCIAYFSGLRLTEKEEGIARQIIKEIRSRLLFLEKVGLGYLTLSRNAGTLSGGEAQRIRLATQIGSNLMGVLYVLDEPSIGLHQRDNRKLIETLRTLRDIGNTLIVVEHDEDMIRSADHVIDIGPGAGLHGGEVVAEGTPQQIEKNKKSLTGLYLAGKKKIDVPEKRRKAAKYITVKGCKENNLKNIDVKIPIGLFSVVTGVSGSGKSTLVYDTLYKGMMQKLYGSREQAGAHKEIVFDSEIDKVIVIDQSPIGRTPRSNPATYTKLFDEIRTIFADTKEAKMRGYKAGRFSFNLKGGRCEACEGDGLIKIEMNFLPDVYIECEECKGKRYNRETLEVKYKGRSISDVLDMSVEEALALFENIPSIQSKLEMLTRVGLGYVKLGQSATTLSGGEAQRIKLTRELAKRATGKTLYLLDEPTTGLHFDDTKKLIKVLDDLVEKGNTVVVIEHNLDVIKSADYLIDIGPEGGDAGGEIVATGTPEKVALVQKSYTGQFLKGMIGGRV is encoded by the coding sequence ATGAAAAACATCATCATCAAAGGTGCACGCCAGCACAACCTCAAAAATATCAATGTCGAGATCCCGCGTGACAAGCTTGTCGTGATAACCGGGGTTTCCGGCTCCGGCAAATCGACGCTTGCATTCGATACGCTCTATGCCGAAGGTCAGCGGCGGTATGTCGAATCCCTCTCGTCCTATGCCCGGCAGTTCCTCGGGATGATGCAGAAGCCCGATGTGGATTCCATCGAAGGGCTCTCACCTGCCATCTCCATCGAGCAGAAGACCACGTCCAAGAACCCCCGCTCGACCGTGGGGACGACGACCGAGATCTACGATTACCTCCGTCTGCTCTTTGCCCGGATCGGGACGCCGTACTGCCCCGAGCACAATATCCCGATTGCCGCCCAGAGCCCGGACCGGATCGCCGACCAGATCGCTGCTGAGCACCCGGGCCAGGTCACGGTCCTTGCCCCGATTGTCCGGCAGAAGAAGGGGACGTACCAGCAGCTCCTCAAAGACCTGAATAAGGAAGGCTACGCCCGGGTCCGGCTGAACGGAAAAATAATCCGCACCGATGAAGAGATTACGCTCGACCGGTACAAGAAGCACGACATCGAGGTCGTGATCGACCGGCTCGAAACCACCGACCGGGCCCGGCTCGCTGAAGCGGTCGAGAACACGCTCAAAAAATCCGGTGGGCTCGTGCTCGTAGCGGACGAAGAGGGAAAGGAATCTACGTACTCCTCGCTTCTCGCCTGCCCGGTCTGCGGCCTTGCCTTTGAGGAACTCCAGCCGCGGATGTTCTCGTTTAACAGCCCCTTTGGCGCCTGCGACGAATGCCACGGGCTTGGCGTCAAGATGGAGTTTGACGCTGACCTCATTATCCCGGACAAGAACCGGTGCATAGCCGATGGTGCAGTTGCCCCGTACCGGAACCCGATGGACGGTTTCCGGGGCCAGTACCTGGCAACGGTTGCAAAACATTTCGGTTTCTCGGTACTTACACCCATCAAAGATCTGACCGAAGAGCAGTACAATGCCCTGATGTTCGGCTCGACCGAAAAGATGCACTTCTCGATGAGCATGAAAAACGGCGACGCCCAGTGGTCACACAACGGTGAGTGGGAAGGGCTCCTCCCGCAGACCGCCCGGCTCTATTCGCAGACCCAGTCCGAGTGGCGGAAGCGGGAACTTGAAGGCTACATGCGGGTCTTTCCCTGCCCGGCCTGCAAGGGAAAAAGGCTCAAGGACAAGGTGCTCGCGGTCCGGATTGATGGCAAATCGATCATTGATGTGACCGATCTCTCGGTCTCCGGCTGCATCGCGTACTTCTCCGGCCTCCGGCTCACCGAGAAGGAGGAAGGCATTGCCCGGCAGATCATCAAGGAGATCCGGTCCCGGTTGCTCTTTTTGGAAAAAGTCGGGCTCGGATACCTCACGCTCTCGCGGAATGCCGGGACGCTCTCGGGCGGCGAAGCGCAGCGGATCCGGCTTGCCACCCAGATCGGCTCGAACCTGATGGGCGTGCTCTACGTGCTCGACGAACCGTCCATCGGGCTTCACCAGCGGGACAACCGGAAACTTATCGAGACGCTACGGACGCTCCGCGATATTGGGAATACGCTGATCGTGGTGGAGCACGACGAGGACATGATTCGCTCGGCCGATCACGTGATCGATATCGGGCCCGGCGCCGGGCTCCACGGCGGTGAGGTGGTGGCAGAAGGCACACCGCAGCAGATCGAGAAGAACAAAAAGTCCCTCACCGGCCTGTATCTTGCCGGGAAAAAGAAGATCGATGTGCCGGAGAAACGCCGGAAAGCTGCGAAGTACATCACGGTCAAAGGCTGTAAGGAGAACAACCTGAAAAACATCGATGTAAAGATCCCGATCGGTCTTTTTTCGGTGGTGACCGGCGTCTCCGGGTCGGGCAAGTCAACGCTTGTCTACGATACGCTCTACAAGGGCATGATGCAGAAACTGTACGGCTCGCGGGAGCAGGCCGGGGCGCATAAGGAGATCGTGTTCGATTCCGAGATCGACAAGGTGATCGTGATCGACCAGAGCCCGATCGGCCGGACACCACGCTCGAACCCGGCAACGTATACCAAACTCTTCGATGAGATCCGCACCATTTTTGCTGATACAAAAGAAGCAAAGATGCGGGGCTACAAGGCGGGCCGTTTCTCGTTTAACCTCAAAGGCGGGCGCTGCGAGGCTTGCGAGGGCGACGGCCTCATCAAGATCGAGATGAACTTCCTGCCAGACGTGTATATCGAGTGCGAGGAGTGCAAGGGGAAGCGCTACAACCGCGAGACGCTAGAAGTGAAGTACAAGGGCAGGTCGATCTCCGATGTGCTGGACATGAGCGTGGAGGAAGCCCTTGCCCTCTTCGAGAACATTCCCTCGATCCAGAGCAAGCTCGAGATGCTCACCCGGGTCGGCCTCGGGTACGTGAAGCTCGGCCAGAGTGCGACTACACTCTCTGGCGGAGAAGCACAGCGGATCAAGCTCACCCGGGAGCTCGCAAAGAGGGCGACCGGGAAGACCCTTTACCTGCTCGACGAGCCGACCACCGGGCTCCACTTCGACGACACAAAGAAACTGATCAAGGTGCTTGACGATCTTGTGGAGAAGGGCAACACGGTCGTGGTGATCGAGCACAACCTGGACGTGATCAAGTCGGCCGATTACCTCATCGATATCGGCCCCGAGGGCGGGGATGCCGGCGGCGAGATCGTGGCGACCGGGACACCGGAGAAGGTGGCTCTCGTCCAGAAGAGTTATACGGGGCAGTTTTTGAAGGGGATGATTGGGGGGAGGGTGTAG